TCGTCGACGCGCAGCCCCACCACCGCCTGCACCACCTTGAGGAGGACGAAGGTGAGGAGCGCGGAGAAGGCGGCCACCGCCAGGATGCTCAGGGCCTGCTTGCCGAGCAGCGCCCAGTTGCCGGCGGCGAGGACGCCATCGGCACCCGCCGGGTTGACGGCCACGGTGGCGAACACGCCGGTGAGCAGGGCGCCGAGCGCACCGCCCACGCCGTGAACACCGACGACATCCAGGGCGTCGTCGTAGCGGAAGTGCTCCTTGAGGAGGACGCCGCCGTAGCAGACCGCGCCGGCCAGCAGGCCGATGGCCAGCGCGCCCATGGGGGCGACGAAGCCGGCGGCCGGGGTGATGCCCACCAGACCCGCCACGAGCCCGCTGGCGGCGCCCAGGGCGGTCACCTTCTTCAGGCGGATCAGATCCACGATGCCCCACGCCACCGCGCCGGCGGCGGCCGCCAGGTGGGTGTTGGTCGCGGCGACGGCGGCAAGCTCGTTGGCCGCGAGCGCGCTGCCCGCGTTGAAGCCGAACCAGCCGAACCAGAGGAGCCCCGCGCCCAACAGGGTGAAGGCGAGGTTATGCGGGGGCTGACGGGCGCCCTTGCGGCGGCCCACCACGAGCGCCACCACGAGCGCCGAGACACCGCTGGTCAGGTGCACCACGGCGCCACCGGCGAAGTCGAGCGCGCCCAGCTTCAGCAGCCAGCCGTCCGCGGCCCACACC
This is a stretch of genomic DNA from Archangium violaceum. It encodes these proteins:
- a CDS encoding ammonium transporter — protein: MLVASALVMLMVPGLALFYGGMVQGKNVLSTLMHSFGALAVVTVVWALWGYSLAFGESQGGLIGGATHLFMKGVGQEAKGTLPHILFFLFQGTFAAITPALISGAYAERLKFSAFLLFTVLWATFVYAPVAHWVWAADGWLLKLGALDFAGGAVVHLTSGVSALVVALVVGRRKGARQPPHNLAFTLLGAGLLWFGWFGFNAGSALAANELAAVAATNTHLAAAAGAVAWGIVDLIRLKKVTALGAASGLVAGLVGITPAAGFVAPMGALAIGLLAGAVCYGGVLLKEHFRYDDALDVVGVHGVGGALGALLTGVFATVAVNPAGADGVLAAGNWALLGKQALSILAVAAFSALLTFVLLKVVQAVVGLRVDDEAEFEGLDPHVHGERAYHTGMSLGSGHGHGSSAPREVPSAQASASEKAPLSAEPAMEG